The following proteins are encoded in a genomic region of Arachis stenosperma cultivar V10309 chromosome 4, arast.V10309.gnm1.PFL2, whole genome shotgun sequence:
- the LOC130976354 gene encoding stilbene synthase 3-like, with the protein MVSVSEIRNVQRAEGPATVLAIGTANPSNCVDQNTYADYYFRVTNSEHMTDLKKKFQRICERTQIKNRHMYLTEEILKENPNMCAYKAPSLDAREDMMIREVPRVGKEAATKAIKEWGQPMSKITHLIFCTTSGVALPGVDYELIVLLGLDPCVKRYMMYHQGCFAGGTVLRLAKDLAENNKDARVLIVCSENTAVTFRGPSETDMDSLVGQALFADGAAAIIIGSDPVPEVEKPLFEIVSTDQKLVPGSHGAIGGLLREVGLTFYLNKSVPDIISQNINDALSKAFDPLGISDYNSIFWIAHPGGRAILDQVEQKVNLKPEKMKATRDVLSNYGNMSSACVFFIMDLMRKKSLEEGLKTTGEGLDWGVLFGFGPGLTIETVVLRSVTI; encoded by the exons ATGGTGTCTGTGAGTGAGATCCGCAACGTTCAAAGAGCAGAAGGCCCTGCAACTGTATTGGCAATTGGTACAGCAAATCCATCAAATTGTGTTGATCAGAATACATATGCTGATTACTATTTCAGAGTAACCAATAGCGAGCACATGACTGATCTTAAGAAGAAATTTCAGCGCATTT GTGAAAGAACACAGATCAAGAACAGACATATGTACTTAACGGAAGAGATACTGAAAGAGAATCCTAACATGTGTGCATACAAGGCACCATCGTTGGATGCAAGGGAAGATATGATGATTAGGGAGGTACCAAGAGTTGGAAAAGAGGCTGCAACCAAGGCCATCAAAGAATGGGGACAGCCAATGTCTAAAATCACACATTTGATCTTCTGCACCACTAGCGGTGTTGCGTTGCCTGGCGTTGATTATGAACTCATCGTACTCTTAGGACTCGACCCATGCGTCAAGAGGTACATGATGTACCACCAAGGCTGCTTCGCTGGTGGCACTGTTCTTCGTTTGGCTAAGGACTTGGCTGAAAACAACAAGGATGCTCGTGTTCTTATTGTTTGTTCTGAGAATACCGCAGTCACTTTTCGTGGTCCTAGTGAGACAGACATGGATAGTCTTGTAGGACAAGCATTGTTTGCAGATGGAGCTGCTGCAATTATCATTGGTTCTGATCCTGTGCCAGAGGTTGAGAAGCCTCTCTTTGAGATTGTTTCGACCGATCAAAAACTTGTCCCTGGCAGCCATGGAGCTATCGGTGGTCTCCTTCGTGAAGTTGGACTTACATTCTATCTTAACAAGAGTGTTCCTGATATTATTTCGCAAAATATCAACGACGCACTCAGTAAAGCTTTTGATCCATTAGGTATATCTGATTATAACTCAATATTTTGGATTGCACACCCTGGTGGACGTGCAATTTTGGACCAGGTTGAACAGAAGGTGAACTTGAAACCAGAAAAAATGAAAGCTACTAGAGATGTGCTTAGCAATTATGGTAATATGTCAAGTGCATGTGTGTTCTTCATCATGGATTTGATGAGAAAGAAGTCTCTTGAAGAAGGACTTAAAACCACCGGCGAAGGACTTGATTGGGGTGTGCTTTTTGGCTTTGGTCCTGGTCTCACCATTGAAACCGTTGTTCTTCGTAGTGTGACCATCTGA